Proteins encoded within one genomic window of Bacteroides sedimenti:
- the rpiB gene encoding ribose 5-phosphate isomerase B, translating into MKTIGICSDHAGFELKQFVKSWLEAKGWAYKDFGTYSTDSCDYADCAHPLALAVEAGECYPGIAICGSGNGINMTLNKHQGIRAALCWNPEISKLARLHNDANVLVMPGRFISTEEADQIMTDFFSTEFEGGRHQKRIEKIPVK; encoded by the coding sequence ATGAAAACAATTGGAATTTGCTCAGACCACGCTGGTTTTGAATTGAAGCAGTTCGTTAAGAGCTGGCTTGAAGCTAAAGGTTGGGCCTATAAAGATTTTGGTACATATTCAACAGATAGCTGTGATTATGCTGATTGCGCTCATCCGCTTGCTTTGGCTGTAGAAGCAGGTGAATGTTATCCGGGAATTGCCATCTGTGGCAGTGGTAATGGCATCAATATGACACTTAACAAGCATCAGGGAATCAGGGCGGCTCTTTGCTGGAATCCTGAAATCTCAAAACTTGCACGTCTTCACAACGATGCTAATGTTCTGGTTATGCCAGGCCGGTTTATTTCTACCGAAGAAGCCGACCAAATCATGACTGATTTTTTTTCAACCGAGTTTGAAGGCGGACGTCACCAAAAACGGATTGAAAAAATTCCTGTAAAATAA
- the galK gene encoding galactokinase — protein MDLQYVRGHFSERFNGEVGSVYASPGRVNLIGEHTDYNGGFVFPGAIDKGMVAEIKINGTDKVRAYSIDLNDYAEFGLNEEDAPEASWARYIFGVCREIIKRGGKIEGFDTAFAGDVPLGAGMSSSAALESTYAYALNEMFNCGIDKFELAKIGQATEHNYCGVNCGIMDQFASVFGKAGSLIRLDCRSLEYKYYPFNPTGYKVVLLDSVVKHELASSAYNKRRHSCETVVAAIKKNHPEVEFLRDCTMEMLQAVKNDVTEEDYMRAEYVIEEIQRVLDVCDALEKGDYETVGEKMYGTHHGMSKLYEVSCEELDFLNDCAKKNGVTGSRVMGGGFGGCTINLVKEELYDSFIADAKESFTAKFGRAPKVYDVVISDGSRKLA, from the coding sequence ATGGATTTACAATATGTAAGAGGTCACTTCTCAGAACGCTTTAATGGTGAAGTTGGCTCTGTATACGCTTCACCCGGACGTGTTAATCTGATTGGTGAACACACTGACTACAATGGCGGTTTCGTATTCCCGGGAGCAATCGACAAAGGAATGGTAGCCGAAATCAAAATAAATGGTACAGATAAAGTAAGAGCATACTCTATCGACCTAAACGATTATGCTGAATTCGGTCTGAATGAAGAAGATGCTCCGGAAGCTAGCTGGGCTAGATATATCTTTGGAGTTTGCCGCGAAATTATCAAAAGAGGTGGTAAAATCGAAGGATTTGATACAGCTTTTGCAGGTGATGTTCCTCTGGGTGCAGGTATGTCTTCATCAGCAGCATTGGAAAGCACATACGCTTATGCTCTGAACGAAATGTTCAACTGCGGAATCGATAAATTTGAGTTGGCTAAAATCGGACAAGCAACAGAACATAACTATTGCGGTGTAAACTGCGGTATCATGGATCAGTTTGCTTCTGTATTCGGTAAGGCTGGTAGCCTGATTCGTCTGGACTGCCGCTCTTTGGAGTATAAGTATTACCCATTCAACCCAACTGGCTATAAAGTTGTGTTGCTTGACTCAGTTGTAAAACACGAGCTTGCTTCATCAGCATATAACAAGCGTCGTCATTCTTGCGAAACAGTAGTTGCTGCTATCAAAAAGAATCACCCGGAAGTGGAATTCCTTCGCGACTGTACAATGGAAATGCTTCAGGCTGTGAAGAACGATGTAACTGAAGAAGATTACATGCGTGCTGAATACGTAATTGAAGAAATTCAACGTGTACTCGACGTTTGCGATGCTTTAGAAAAAGGTGATTACGAAACTGTAGGTGAAAAGATGTATGGTACTCACCACGGTATGAGCAAACTTTACGAAGTAAGTTGCGAAGAGCTTGATTTCTTGAACGACTGCGCCAAGAAAAACGGTGTGACTGGCTCACGCGTTATGGGTGGTGGTTTTGGTGGATGTACCATCAACCTCGTTAAAGAAGAGCTTTATGATTCATTCATTGCTGATGCAAAAGAATCATTCACTGCTAAATTCGGCAGAGCTCCAAAAGTATACGATGTAGTTATCAGCGACGGTTCTCGCAAATTGGCATAA
- a CDS encoding tetratricopeptide repeat protein, protein MEEFDAIKGLINEGEIERAIQALDLFIEKNPSCDEAFYLRGNAYRKQGNWQMAINNYLSAIEINPQSPALQAKKMIIDILNFYNKDMYNQ, encoded by the coding sequence ATGGAAGAATTTGACGCTATAAAAGGACTAATAAACGAAGGTGAGATAGAAAGAGCAATTCAGGCATTGGATCTGTTCATTGAGAAGAATCCGTCATGCGATGAAGCTTTTTATCTTCGCGGAAATGCTTATCGAAAACAAGGGAACTGGCAAATGGCAATCAATAATTATCTATCTGCTATCGAAATCAACCCTCAAAGCCCGGCCCTGCAAGCTAAAAAAATGATCATAGACATCCTGAATTTCTATAATAAGGATATGTACAACCAATAA
- a CDS encoding 3-methyl-2-oxobutanoate dehydrogenase subunit VorB: protein MEEEVLLMKGNEAIAHAAIRYGADGYFGYPITPQSEVLETLAELKPWETTGMVVLQAESEVAAINMVYGGAGSGKMVLTSSSSPGVSLKQEGISYLAGAELPCLIVNVMRGGPGLGTIQPSQADYFQTVKGGGHGDYRLIALAPASVQEMADFVGLGFDLAFKYRNPAIILADGVIGQMMEKVILPKQKKRRTDEELIAQCPWATTGRKNGRKPNIITSLELAPAAMEQNNLRFQAKYKTIEENEVRYEEINCEDAEYLIVAFGSCARICQKAMELARAEGLKVGLLRPITLWPFPTKIIAAYAEKVKGMISVELNAGQMVEDIRLAVNGRVKVEHFGRLGGIVPDPDEVVAAIKEKLIK, encoded by the coding sequence ATGGAAGAAGAAGTTCTCTTAATGAAGGGTAACGAAGCCATTGCGCATGCAGCTATCCGCTACGGAGCCGATGGCTATTTTGGTTATCCTATCACTCCTCAATCTGAAGTATTGGAAACGCTGGCCGAACTGAAACCCTGGGAAACAACCGGAATGGTTGTCCTACAGGCAGAAAGTGAAGTGGCAGCAATAAACATGGTATATGGAGGTGCCGGATCAGGTAAAATGGTTCTAACCTCATCTTCAAGTCCCGGAGTTAGCTTAAAGCAAGAAGGTATTTCATACCTCGCTGGTGCCGAGCTCCCTTGTTTAATTGTAAACGTAATGCGTGGAGGCCCCGGTTTGGGAACAATCCAGCCAAGTCAGGCAGACTATTTTCAAACAGTAAAAGGCGGTGGTCATGGCGACTACAGACTTATAGCCCTTGCACCTGCTTCGGTTCAGGAAATGGCCGACTTTGTAGGACTGGGTTTCGATCTTGCATTCAAATATCGCAATCCCGCAATTATTCTGGCCGACGGTGTTATTGGCCAGATGATGGAAAAGGTAATTCTCCCAAAACAGAAAAAACGTCGTACCGATGAAGAGCTGATTGCTCAGTGTCCTTGGGCTACAACAGGAAGAAAAAATGGAAGAAAGCCTAATATCATTACTTCACTTGAGCTTGCACCAGCTGCAATGGAGCAGAACAACCTGCGTTTCCAGGCTAAATACAAGACAATAGAAGAAAACGAAGTTCGCTATGAAGAAATTAATTGCGAAGATGCAGAATATCTGATCGTAGCATTTGGCTCATGCGCTCGTATCTGTCAGAAAGCTATGGAGCTGGCTCGTGCAGAAGGTCTAAAAGTAGGACTTCTTCGTCCTATTACCCTCTGGCCTTTCCCTACAAAAATAATAGCTGCTTATGCTGAAAAAGTAAAAGGTATGATTTCTGTAGAGCTTAATGCCGGACAGATGGTGGAAGATATCCGCCTTGCAGTGAACGGACGAGTAAAAGTTGAACATTTCGGCCGATTGGGAGGTATAGTACCCGATCCTGACGAAGTGGTTGCGGCAATCAAGGAAAAACTAATTAAATAA
- a CDS encoding MFS transporter, with amino-acid sequence MTQQKKNYALPIAMMFALFAMISFVTGLTNPLGIIVKNQFNAANWMTQLGNAANFIAYLFMGIPAGMLLKKIGYKKTALLAIAVGFFGVSIQYVSGLASSFGIYLSGAFISGFSMCMLNTVVNPMLNTLGGGGKKGNQLIQFGGSLNSISATIVPILVGYLIGDAARAQISDAAPALFIAMGIFALAFIVLFTMNIPEPYGEEEAKKEVKEKHSAMSFRHFVLGTVAIFLYVGIEVGIPNFVNLFLTTAKDAEGAKGFGMDTAMAGTIVGTYWFLMMIGRLVGGSIGGKISSKVQLTTVSTLALIFLVIGIFAPIDTTVSMPVFKSNISFGTAIVPINVMFFVLCGLCTSVMWGGIFNLAVEGLGKYTSMGSGIFMVMVCGGGILPLIQGGLADITSSYMTSYWVIFAAICFILYYALVGCKNVNKDIPVE; translated from the coding sequence ATGACACAACAAAAAAAGAATTATGCATTGCCTATTGCAATGATGTTCGCTCTCTTTGCAATGATTTCATTCGTTACCGGACTTACCAATCCGCTAGGAATAATCGTAAAGAATCAATTCAACGCTGCTAACTGGATGACTCAGTTAGGAAATGCAGCAAACTTCATTGCATACCTGTTTATGGGTATTCCAGCCGGTATGCTATTAAAAAAGATAGGATATAAGAAAACAGCTCTTCTTGCTATTGCAGTTGGTTTCTTCGGTGTAAGTATTCAATATGTTTCTGGATTGGCAAGCAGCTTCGGCATTTATTTGTCTGGTGCATTTATTTCCGGTTTTTCTATGTGTATGTTGAATACAGTAGTAAACCCTATGTTGAATACACTTGGTGGTGGAGGTAAAAAAGGTAACCAACTTATTCAGTTTGGTGGTTCTTTGAACTCTATCTCTGCAACTATCGTTCCTATCCTAGTTGGTTACCTCATTGGTGATGCAGCACGTGCACAAATCAGTGATGCAGCTCCTGCATTATTTATCGCAATGGGTATCTTTGCTTTAGCATTCATCGTACTGTTCACAATGAATATCCCTGAACCATATGGAGAAGAAGAAGCAAAAAAAGAGGTAAAAGAAAAACACAGCGCAATGTCTTTCCGTCACTTCGTTTTAGGTACTGTAGCTATCTTCTTGTACGTTGGTATTGAAGTTGGTATTCCTAACTTTGTGAACTTGTTCCTTACTACTGCCAAAGATGCAGAAGGAGCAAAAGGTTTTGGTATGGACACAGCCATGGCAGGTACCATTGTTGGAACTTATTGGTTCCTTATGATGATTGGTCGTTTGGTAGGTGGAAGTATCGGTGGTAAAATTTCCAGTAAGGTACAGCTGACAACAGTTAGTACATTAGCCTTGATATTCTTGGTAATCGGTATCTTTGCTCCTATCGACACAACAGTTTCTATGCCGGTATTTAAATCAAACATCAGCTTTGGAACAGCTATTGTGCCTATTAATGTTATGTTCTTTGTTCTTTGCGGTCTTTGCACTTCTGTAATGTGGGGAGGAATTTTCAACCTTGCAGTTGAAGGACTTGGAAAATACACATCAATGGGATCAGGTATTTTCATGGTAATGGTTTGTGGTGGAGGTATCCTTCCTCTTATCCAAGGAGGTTTGGCTGATATCACCAGCAGCTACATGACTAGTTACTGGGTAATTTTCGCCGCAATTTGCTTCATACTTTACTATGCATTAGTAGGTTGCAAAAATGTCAACAAGGACATTCCTGTAGAATAA
- a CDS encoding transketolase family protein → MNDSKLMNRAADNVRILAASMVEKAKSGHPGGAMGGADFVNVLFSEFLEYDPENPKWEGRDRFFLDPGHMSPMLYSVLALTGKYTIEELMQFRQWGSCTPGHPEVDVMRGIENTSGPLGQGHTYAVGAAIAAKFLKARFGEVMNQTIYSFISDGGIQEEVSQGAGRLAGHLGLDNLIMFYDSNDVQLSTDTYEVTSEDIAKKYEAWNWNVLAINGNDPDEIRKALTAAKAEKERPTIIIGKTIMGKGAVTAELQNFEGKCSTHGQPLSASGASFDETIKNLGGDPTNPFQIFPEVQDLYNKRAAELKKIVAEKYVAKAEWAKANPELAAKLENFFSGKTPEIDWAGIQQKAGIPTRGASAAVLGVLATKVENMICSSADLSNSDKTDGFLNKTHAFTKGDFSGAFLQAGVAELTMACVCIGMALHGGVIVACGTFFVFSDYMKPAIRMAALMELPVKFIWSHDAFRVGEDGPTHEPVEQEAQIRLMEKLKNHSGKNSMLVLRPADSDESTIAWKLAMENTCTPTGLIFSRQNVANLPAGTNYAEAAKGAYIVAGSDENPDVILIASGSEVSTLVAGAELLRKDGLKLRIVSVPSEGLFRNQSKEYQESIIPAGAKVFGLTAGLPVNLEGLAGANGKVFGLESFGFSAPFKVLDEKLGFTAENVYNQVKAML, encoded by the coding sequence ATGAACGATAGTAAACTAATGAATCGCGCAGCCGACAATGTGCGTATTTTAGCAGCTTCTATGGTAGAAAAAGCGAAGTCAGGTCACCCCGGTGGTGCTATGGGTGGTGCAGACTTTGTCAACGTTCTTTTCTCCGAATTTCTAGAATATGATCCCGAAAATCCAAAATGGGAAGGTCGCGATCGTTTTTTCCTTGATCCCGGACATATGTCTCCCATGCTATATTCTGTTTTAGCTTTAACAGGTAAATATACAATCGAAGAACTAATGCAGTTCCGTCAATGGGGTAGCTGTACTCCAGGCCATCCGGAAGTTGACGTAATGAGAGGAATTGAAAACACATCCGGTCCGCTTGGACAAGGACATACATATGCAGTAGGTGCCGCTATCGCTGCAAAATTCCTGAAAGCACGCTTTGGAGAGGTTATGAATCAAACCATTTATTCATTCATTTCTGACGGAGGAATTCAGGAAGAGGTATCTCAGGGTGCAGGCCGCTTGGCAGGACACTTGGGACTTGACAACCTGATTATGTTTTATGATTCAAACGATGTTCAGCTATCAACGGATACTTACGAAGTAACCAGCGAAGATATCGCAAAGAAATATGAAGCCTGGAACTGGAATGTATTAGCCATTAATGGCAACGATCCTGATGAAATCCGTAAGGCTTTGACTGCTGCTAAAGCAGAAAAAGAACGTCCTACAATCATAATTGGTAAAACAATTATGGGGAAAGGTGCTGTCACAGCCGAACTCCAGAATTTCGAAGGTAAATGTTCTACTCATGGACAGCCATTAAGTGCCAGCGGTGCTTCATTTGATGAAACAATCAAAAACCTTGGTGGCGATCCAACCAATCCTTTCCAGATTTTCCCTGAAGTACAGGACCTGTATAATAAGAGAGCAGCCGAACTGAAAAAGATTGTTGCTGAAAAATATGTCGCTAAAGCAGAATGGGCGAAAGCTAATCCTGAACTTGCAGCAAAACTAGAGAATTTCTTCTCAGGTAAAACACCGGAAATTGACTGGGCAGGCATCCAGCAAAAAGCTGGTATTCCAACCCGTGGTGCATCTGCTGCCGTTTTAGGAGTATTGGCAACTAAAGTTGAAAACATGATCTGTTCTTCTGCCGACCTATCAAATTCTGATAAGACTGATGGATTCCTGAATAAGACTCATGCCTTTACAAAAGGTGATTTCAGTGGAGCTTTCCTGCAAGCAGGTGTAGCCGAGCTAACCATGGCGTGTGTTTGCATTGGTATGGCTCTTCACGGTGGGGTAATTGTGGCATGCGGAACATTCTTTGTATTCTCCGACTACATGAAACCTGCAATCCGTATGGCTGCATTGATGGAACTTCCGGTTAAATTTATCTGGTCGCACGACGCATTCCGCGTTGGTGAAGACGGGCCTACTCATGAACCGGTAGAACAGGAAGCTCAAATCCGTTTGATGGAAAAACTTAAAAACCACAGCGGCAAGAATTCCATGTTGGTTCTTCGTCCTGCTGATTCGGACGAATCTACAATAGCATGGAAACTGGCTATGGAAAATACCTGCACACCTACAGGATTAATCTTCTCTCGTCAGAATGTAGCTAATCTGCCTGCCGGAACCAATTATGCAGAAGCTGCCAAAGGAGCTTACATCGTTGCTGGCTCAGACGAAAACCCAGATGTAATCCTGATCGCATCAGGTTCTGAAGTTTCTACACTTGTTGCAGGAGCTGAGCTACTTCGCAAAGATGGACTCAAACTTCGCATTGTCTCTGTTCCTTCTGAAGGATTATTCCGCAACCAAAGCAAAGAATACCAGGAATCAATCATCCCAGCCGGAGCCAAAGTATTTGGTCTGACAGCTGGCCTTCCGGTAAATCTTGAAGGTTTGGCTGGTGCCAACGGAAAGGTATTTGGTCTGGAATCATTTGGTTTCTCTGCTCCTTTCAAGGTGCTTGACGAGAAATTAGGATTCACTGCTGAGAATGTATACAATCAGGTAAAGGCGATGTTATAA
- a CDS encoding 2-oxoacid:acceptor oxidoreductase family protein, whose protein sequence is MKEEIIIAGFGGQGVLSMGKILAYSGLMENKEVTWMPAYGPEQRGGTANVTVIISDEKISSPILSKYDTAIILNQPSLEKFESKVKPGGILIYDSYGIIVPPTRTDIQVYCIDAMDAANEMNNAKAFNMIVLGGLLKLRPMVTIESVIKGLKKTLPERHHHLIPMNEAAIQKGMELIKKI, encoded by the coding sequence ATGAAAGAAGAAATAATTATAGCCGGATTTGGTGGGCAAGGTGTCTTGTCAATGGGAAAAATCCTGGCCTATTCAGGCTTAATGGAAAATAAGGAAGTTACCTGGATGCCAGCTTACGGACCGGAACAAAGAGGTGGAACTGCCAATGTTACCGTCATTATCAGTGATGAAAAAATATCTTCTCCAATTTTAAGTAAATACGATACTGCAATCATTCTTAATCAGCCTTCTTTAGAAAAGTTTGAAAGTAAGGTGAAACCTGGTGGTATTCTGATTTATGACAGTTACGGTATTATTGTTCCTCCAACACGCACCGATATACAAGTTTATTGCATAGACGCCATGGATGCGGCCAACGAAATGAATAATGCCAAAGCTTTCAATATGATTGTACTGGGTGGATTGCTGAAACTTCGTCCGATGGTAACCATTGAAAGCGTAATTAAAGGATTGAAAAAGACTCTCCCCGAGCGTCATCATCATTTAATTCCGATGAATGAGGCAGCTATTCAAAAGGGAATGGAATTAATAAAGAAAATATGA
- the gldG gene encoding gliding motility-associated ABC transporter substrate-binding protein GldG — protein sequence MKKNILKGSGILVLIVILNLLSSSYFVRLDLTAEKRYTLSGQSRKLVKSMDKPLEVILYLNGDLNPAFDRLRTSVTDMLDELAIYAPHGIKLHQVNPSAAPDDKTRQEHYVQMDRKGMRGLSVNEHDREGKLSSKVIYPWMELIYNGDTLPVSLLKKNLNLTPQEALNTSVSELEYNLTEGIRILAITHPERIAFIEGHNEWSEAYVYEATNLLSKYYNVDRGRLSGNPEELLPYKVLIIAAPQKAFSEKEKFALDQYIMNGGRVLWLLNGTKISQQEFDATGESATLKEDVNLDDMLFTYGIRINPVTIQDMQCTAIRLASSAAGTKETYTTLPWYFAPLLIPSDKSIITHHISPLKSELVSTISFVGSDQLKREALLSTSANAHTLPVPDKVSLRYVEMPAEESYFNERNLPVAGLLEGEFTSAFINRLTPDSCTELSQGRLQKSKYTRMIVVATGSIIKNEWRGEKDEAQPVPLGYDNVSGEYLGNAEFISNAVNYLAGNEQWLSLRSRDYKLRLLNKQAIAQRGLWETINIGIPLLLVLTVGFVYSKRRKSKQ from the coding sequence ATGAAAAAGAATATATTAAAAGGATCTGGTATACTGGTACTGATTGTAATATTAAACCTGCTTTCTTCAAGCTACTTCGTGCGGCTTGACCTCACCGCCGAAAAACGGTACACTCTCTCCGGTCAAAGCAGAAAATTGGTTAAAAGTATGGATAAACCTCTGGAAGTGATTCTTTATCTGAACGGAGATCTAAACCCGGCTTTCGATCGCCTCCGCACATCAGTAACCGATATGCTAGACGAACTTGCAATATACGCTCCTCATGGAATAAAACTGCATCAAGTAAATCCATCGGCAGCCCCTGACGATAAAACGAGACAGGAACACTATGTTCAGATGGATCGGAAAGGAATGCGCGGGCTTTCCGTTAATGAGCATGATCGGGAAGGAAAACTTTCTTCTAAAGTAATATACCCCTGGATGGAACTTATATACAACGGCGATACCCTACCGGTAAGTCTACTCAAAAAGAACCTGAATCTCACCCCGCAAGAGGCATTGAACACTTCCGTCAGCGAACTAGAATACAACCTGACCGAAGGAATAAGAATACTTGCCATAACTCATCCCGAGCGAATTGCCTTTATTGAAGGGCACAACGAATGGAGCGAGGCATACGTGTACGAAGCTACCAACTTACTAAGCAAGTATTACAATGTTGATAGGGGCAGGTTGAGCGGAAATCCGGAAGAGCTGCTACCATATAAAGTACTTATTATCGCAGCCCCTCAAAAAGCCTTCAGTGAAAAAGAGAAATTCGCCCTTGACCAATATATAATGAATGGCGGAAGAGTACTATGGTTACTTAACGGAACAAAGATCTCCCAACAGGAATTCGATGCAACCGGAGAATCGGCCACTTTGAAGGAGGATGTCAACCTGGACGACATGCTCTTCACCTACGGCATCCGTATTAATCCTGTTACGATACAAGATATGCAATGCACTGCCATTCGTCTCGCATCCTCGGCAGCAGGAACCAAAGAGACCTACACTACCCTTCCCTGGTATTTTGCCCCATTGCTTATCCCATCAGACAAGAGCATAATCACGCACCACATCTCACCTCTTAAATCCGAACTTGTGAGTACGATCTCATTTGTGGGTAGTGACCAATTGAAAAGAGAAGCACTCCTTTCCACATCTGCCAATGCACACACCTTGCCTGTTCCGGACAAAGTGAGCCTCCGATATGTAGAGATGCCAGCTGAGGAATCCTACTTTAACGAGCGCAATCTCCCGGTGGCAGGTTTACTGGAAGGAGAATTTACATCAGCTTTTATCAACCGTTTAACACCTGATAGCTGCACAGAGCTCTCCCAAGGACGATTGCAGAAGAGTAAATACACCCGAATGATTGTTGTAGCTACCGGTAGTATTATTAAAAACGAATGGAGAGGAGAAAAAGATGAAGCACAACCGGTCCCTCTTGGATACGATAACGTTTCAGGCGAATACCTGGGGAATGCCGAATTCATTTCTAATGCTGTCAATTATCTGGCAGGCAACGAACAGTGGCTAAGTCTTCGTTCGCGCGATTATAAACTTAGATTGCTTAACAAACAGGCAATCGCACAAAGAGGGTTGTGGGAAACGATAAACATTGGCATCCCTCTCCTATTGGTACTGACAGTCGGATTCGTTTATTCCAAACGTAGAAAAAGTAAACAGTAG
- a CDS encoding ABC transporter permease subunit, with protein sequence MKYLIRKEIAGFFSSSMGYVILFVWLLAVSLMLWFFAGEYNLLDGGFATLRPFFSLAPVLFLLLVPSVTMRMFAEEKRMGTLELLFSRPIKISTIVVSKFWSAWLLMVIALIPTLIYLISILSLSTAGIDSGEIIGGYFGLLCLLAAFVSIGLFSSSLTSNQLIAFLIAALLSFATFYGFELIASLTSNGSLHNTWAQLGVQAHYQSMSRGVIDTRDLIYFASVTIFFIYLTIQVNTRKR encoded by the coding sequence ATGAAATATTTGATTAGAAAAGAGATAGCAGGTTTTTTTAGTTCATCCATGGGGTATGTAATACTCTTTGTATGGCTACTGGCTGTATCACTTATGTTATGGTTTTTTGCAGGAGAATATAATCTGCTTGATGGAGGATTTGCAACCCTTCGCCCGTTCTTTTCGCTAGCTCCTGTGCTGTTTCTGCTGTTGGTTCCTTCAGTCACGATGCGAATGTTTGCCGAAGAAAAAAGAATGGGAACACTCGAACTACTCTTTTCACGTCCAATCAAGATCAGCACCATCGTCGTAAGTAAATTCTGGTCGGCATGGTTGTTAATGGTAATTGCATTGATCCCTACCCTAATATATCTTATAAGTATTTTATCGCTAAGTACTGCAGGTATTGACTCGGGAGAAATCATCGGAGGATATTTCGGACTACTTTGCCTATTGGCTGCTTTCGTCAGCATTGGTTTGTTTTCATCTTCCCTCACCAGCAATCAGTTGATTGCATTTCTGATAGCTGCTCTCTTATCATTTGCCACTTTCTATGGATTTGAGCTTATTGCTTCACTTACATCGAATGGCAGTCTGCACAACACATGGGCTCAGCTCGGTGTTCAAGCTCATTACCAATCCATGTCCCGGGGAGTTATCGATACACGCGATCTTATTTATTTCGCTTCAGTAACTATCTTCTTTATCTATCTCACCATCCAGGTAAACACACGCAAAAGATGA
- a CDS encoding 4Fe-4S dicluster domain-containing protein, whose protein sequence is MAKIKGAVVVDTERCKGCNLCVVACPLNVLALTKKEVNIKGYNFAQQIVEDTCNGCSSCATVCPDGCITVYKIKL, encoded by the coding sequence ATGGCTAAAATAAAAGGAGCAGTAGTAGTAGACACCGAACGTTGCAAAGGATGTAATCTCTGTGTAGTAGCCTGCCCGTTAAATGTGCTCGCACTTACTAAAAAAGAGGTAAACATCAAGGGATATAATTTTGCACAACAGATAGTTGAAGACACCTGCAACGGATGTTCTTCTTGTGCAACCGTGTGTCCGGACGGATGTATTACGGTTTATAAAATTAAACTGTAA
- a CDS encoding thiamine pyrophosphate-dependent enzyme, translated as MTKEEIIKPENLVYKKPKLMNDNPMHYCPGCSHGVVHKLVAEVIEEMGMEDKTIGISPVGCAVFIYNYIDIDWQEAAHGRAPALATAIKRLWPERLVFTYQGDGDLACIGTAETIHALNRGENITIIFINNAIYGMTGGQMAPTTLVGMKTATSPYGRDVSLHGYPLKMTEIAATLEGTAYVTRQSVHTTAAIRKAKKAIRKAFENSMNGKGSNLVEIVSTCNSGWKMSPEKSNVWMEENMFPYYPLGDLKDKE; from the coding sequence ATGACTAAAGAAGAAATAATCAAACCCGAAAACTTAGTATATAAGAAACCAAAGCTCATGAATGACAACCCGATGCACTATTGCCCGGGATGCAGTCATGGGGTAGTACATAAATTGGTTGCCGAAGTAATTGAAGAGATGGGCATGGAAGATAAAACCATCGGAATCTCTCCAGTGGGATGTGCTGTATTCATTTACAACTACATTGATATCGATTGGCAGGAAGCTGCACACGGACGGGCACCCGCTCTGGCAACAGCCATTAAGCGCTTGTGGCCTGAAAGACTTGTCTTTACTTATCAGGGAGATGGTGACCTGGCTTGTATTGGTACAGCTGAAACTATTCATGCTCTGAACCGTGGTGAAAATATCACAATTATTTTTATTAATAATGCCATATACGGTATGACTGGAGGCCAGATGGCTCCCACAACATTGGTAGGAATGAAGACTGCAACCTCTCCTTATGGTAGAGATGTTTCATTGCACGGCTATCCGCTTAAAATGACTGAAATTGCTGCAACTCTTGAAGGTACAGCTTATGTTACACGCCAGTCTGTACATACAACAGCTGCAATTCGTAAAGCTAAAAAGGCTATTCGTAAAGCATTCGAAAACTCCATGAACGGAAAAGGTTCAAACCTGGTGGAAATTGTATCAACATGTAATTCCGGTTGGAAAATGAGTCCTGAGAAGTCCAATGTATGGATGGAAGAAAACATGTTCCCATATTACCCATTGGGTGATTTAAAAGATAAAGAATAA